AAGGTGAATCCTGCTCTGCTCAACTTTGGGATGGGGATTAGGGCTGAATCCAGCTGCCAACTCTCCTCtttggggagagaagagggtCCCCAACACCCTGGGGGTGCAGACCCCAAAAGTGatggggatttggggtggggaTGGCCATAACCCGGGGGGCTGTGGATGGTGGGTGCCCAGCACCCATGAGGGGCATCTTTCCAGCTTGTAGGGAAAAAGGATGGGGGGGAAGAGGACGGGGGTGACAAGGGGCTTGACCCTGGCTGGGGTGCACTGAGGGTGATTTGGGGGGGGTTGTTGTTTAGCAGAGACCccaaagagaagctgaaggaagCACTGGCAGCCATGGAGGGGGGGGACATTTCTTTATTGGACTCGGCGCGGTGCTGGGGGGCATGTGGTGGCCACCGGCACCTCTACAGACACGAGAGGTGCATCTtgtggggggcagcggggagggacCCCCTGTGTCCATCTGCACCCCAAGGCCCATCCTGCCAGGTGTGGTGCCTACATCCCATGTAGACACTGGCTGGTGACGCTCCAGCTGGGATAAAAGAGGATTTTTCCAGCCTGGTATGGCAGAGAGAAGGTGGTGGGggatggaggggctgggggaccaCCACGACCTCTGTTCCCTATGAAGAAATcaaggcaaaattaaaaaaagcaccatGAATATGGATTTTTCCAACCTCTGGGAGAAGttgcagggcaggaggtggTTGGGATGGGGGAGATGCAAGATTTGGGGTGGCCGTTGCAATGGGTGGGGTGGACCCCCTTGATCTGGGGCTTTCCATGGACGTGGGGTTGGGCGCGGAGCCGCATCCCAGCGAGTTACCTGCAGGCTGGGGTCGGAGGTGGGCGGTGGGGGAGGCTTCACTTCTCCGTCATCATCCTCACGAACTCCTCGTAGTTGACCTGGCCGTCGTCGTTGCAGTCGGCCTCCTTGATCATCTCGTCCACCTCCTCGTCCGTCAGCTTCTCGCCCAGGTTGGTCATGACGTGCCGCAGCTCCGCCACGCTGATGTAGCCGTTGCCGTCCTTGTCGAAGACGCGGAAGGCCTCGCGGATCTCCTCCTCGCTGTCCGTGTCCCTCATCTTCCTCGCCATCAGCGAGAGGAACTCGGGGAAGTCCACGGTGCCGCTGCCGTCGGCGTCCACCTCCCCCACCATGTCCTGCAGCTCCGCTTCGGTGGGGTTTTGCCCCAGCGAGCGCATGACGGTGCCCAACTCCTTCGTGGTGATACAACCGTCTCCGTCGCGGTCGAAGAGGGAAAAAGCCTCCTTGAACTCGGCGATCTTCTCCTCCGACAGCCGCTCCGCCATGGCGCTCCCCGCTCGCGCGCCGCTCTGCCCCGGCACGTCGGAGGGggcctcctcctccctccaacCTGCCTCTccccggaggaggaggaggaggaggaggaggaaggagctggggcACGCGGGAGAGGCTGAGCCATGGGGTCAGCAGGATCTCGGTTCAGCTGGACCCTGGTGGAGCAGGCAGGGGGGTGATGGAGAAGGAGGGTGACCTCCATCCCCCTTGGGCCACCCTGGCTGCTCCACCGGTGGCATTTGGCAGGGCCGGCTCCTAACGAACCCCCTAATTAAGGGATTTGCGCTGTGGCTCGCAGCAGAGCGGTGGTTTCAGGGCGAGGCCGGGCGATACTCACTATTTTTGGCTGTTTTAAGGCGATTTTGGTGGGGTTTGGAGTTGCTCAAAGACCTCCAGCCCTGCATGGGGAGTTGAGAGGGGTCCTCCCAgtctccccagccccagggccacCATGGCGATGCTGGCAGCATGTCAGCGCTGCCGAGGGAGGGTCCCCTCGTGCAGGTCCAGGCAGAGCCCGGCTGCCCGGAGCAGATGTTCTCCGTGCTGACAGAGACCTGAGTCAGCCGTGACGCCTCTTCTGGGCTCCCCGAGAACggccccatgtcccccccgGGGCAGCTGACGTGGTCGTGCATCAGGTGAGCAGTGTCATGAGTCCTGCCCTGGTTAGTCAGGGGTTAACCCCGGGGC
Above is a genomic segment from Nyctibius grandis isolate bNycGra1 chromosome 5, bNycGra1.pri, whole genome shotgun sequence containing:
- the LOC137663998 gene encoding calmodulin, striated muscle → MAERLSEEKIAEFKEAFSLFDRDGDGCITTKELGTVMRSLGQNPTEAELQDMVGEVDADGSGTVDFPEFLSLMARKMRDTDSEEEIREAFRVFDKDGNGYISVAELRHVMTNLGEKLTDEEVDEMIKEADCNDDGQVNYEEFVRMMTEK